A window from Triticum aestivum cultivar Chinese Spring chromosome 6D, IWGSC CS RefSeq v2.1, whole genome shotgun sequence encodes these proteins:
- the LOC123145195 gene encoding pentatricopeptide repeat-containing protein OTP51, chloroplastic, which produces MASTSYCATPSPSLRCSAAFFPSFASPPPVLRFAVPPLPPRRLAISPPRVPIPAVASALESLVQESDDEDDEDDESGLFKDEAWASADERDAVRSPELVVPELEELPEQWRRSRIAWLCKELPAYKHSTFTRILNAQRKWLTQEDATYVAVHCLRIRDNDAAFRVFSWMERQHWYRFNFALATRVADFLGREGKVEKCREMFEAMVKQGRVPAESTFHILTVAYLSTPRGRCLEHACTIYNQMIQMGGYKPRLSLHNSLFRALVSKTGGTAKHNLRQAEFIYHNLVTTNLEVHKEVYAGLIWLHSYQDVIDRDRIIALRKEMKQAGFDESIDVLVSVMRAFSKEGRVQETEATWHEILQRGSELPAQAYVCRMEVYARTGESMKSLDIFREMKRQSIPPNVATYHKIIEIIANAEEIDVAEQLMDEFSESHMKHLMPAFLALMYMYLDLDMHEKLELTFSKCLARCRPNRILYTIYLESLIRAGNVEKAEEVFDEMHKKGTIGTNAKSCNIMLRGYISAEDYQKAEKVYDMMCKKKYDVQEDLLEELQTGLRLGKKVAVKPKPVSMKLDQEQREILIGLLLGGTQIESHAQRGVHIVHFKFQEDSDTHSVLRVHIHERFFEWLTSASRSFEDESKIPYEFSTIPHLHFGFFADQFFLKGQPVLPKLIHRWLSPRVLAYWFMFGGFKLSSGDIVLKVSGGNSEGVERIVNSLHAQSLPSKVKRKGQFFWIGFQGSNADSFWKVIEPYVLDGFLGLTTQESGTAGSGDDQETDTDSDDDAHKDGSEE; this is translated from the exons ATGGCCTCCACCTCCTACTGCGCCACTCCATCTCCGTCCCTACGATGCTCTGCCGCCTTCTTCCCCAGCTTCGCTTCTCCGCCTCCCGTCCTCCGCTTCGCCGTTCCTCCGCTCCCCCCCCGCCGTCTCGCCATATCCCCACCCAGAGTTCCAATTCCAGCGGTGGCGTCAGCGCTGGAGTCCCTAGTGCAGGAGtccgacgacgaggatgacgaggacgacgagtctgggcTGTTCAAGGACGAGGCGTGGGCGTCGGCCGACGAGAGGGACGCGGTGCGGTCGCCGGAGCTGGTGGTGCCCGAGCTGGAGGAGCTGCCCGAGCAGTGGCGCCGCTCCAGGATTGCCTGGCTCTGCAAGGAGCTCCCCGCCTACAAGCACTCCACCTTCACCCGCATCCTCAACGCCCAGCGCAAGTGGCTCACCCAGGAGGACGCCACCTACGTCGCTGTACACTGCCTCCGCATCCGCGACAACGACGCCGCCTTCCGG GTGTTTAGCTGGATGGAGCGGCAGCACTGGTACCGCTTCAACTTTGCGCTTGCCACAAGGGTGGCGGATTTTCTCGGCAGGGAAGGCAAGGTTGAGAAATGCCGGGAGATGTTTGAGGCAATGGTCAAGCAGGGCCGTGTGCCTGCCGAGTCCACCTTCCACATACTGACTGTTGCGTACCTCAGTACGCCCAGGGGACGGTGCCTCGAGCATGCTTGCACTATCTACAACCAGATGATACAGATGGGCGGCTACAAGCCACGCCTCAGCCTTCACAACTCATTGTTCCGCGCACTTGTGAGTAAGACAGGAGGAACTGCAAAACACAACCTCAGGCAGGCTGAGTTCATCTACCACAATCTGGTCACCACCAATCTTGAGGTGCACAAGGAGGTCTATGCTGGGCTCATCTGGCTTCACAGCTACCAAGATGTCATTGATAGAGACAGGATCATAGCTCTTAGGAAGGAAATGAAGCAGGCTGGTTTTGATGAGAGTATTGATGTGCTGGTGTCAGTCATGCGGGCCTTCTCCAAAGAAGGGAGGGTTCAGGAAACAGAGGCAACATGGCATGAAATTCTCCAGAGGGGTTCAGAACTTCCTGCTCAGGCCTATGTCTGCCGAATGGAGGTTTATGCTCGAACTGGTGAGTCTATGAAATCCCTGGATATATTCAGAGAAATGAAGAGGCAAAGTATACCCCCAAACGTTGCAACTTATCATAAGATAATTGAGATAATAGCAAATGCTGAGGAGATAGATGTTGCGGAACAACTTATGGATGAATTTTCTGAGAGTCATATGAAGCATCTGATGCCAGCATTTCTTGCCCTGATGTACATGTATTTGGATCTTGATATGCATGAGAAATTAGAACTAACATTCTCGAAATGCCTTGCTAGGTGCCGTCCAAATAGAATCTTGTACACCATCTATCTAGAATCACTGATAAGGGCTGGAAATGTCGAGAAAGCTGAGGAGGTCTTCGATGAAATGCACAAAAAAGGGACGATAGGTACTAACGCAAAATCTTGCAACATCATGCTAAGAGGTTATATTTCTGCAGAAGACTATCAGAAAGCTGAAAAGGTTTATGATATGATGTGTAAAAAGAAGTATGATGTACAAGAGGATTTGTTGGAAGAACTTCAGACTGGTCTCCGTCTTGGTAAGAAAGTCGCTGTTAAGCCAAAACCCGTGAGCATGAAGTTGGATCAAGAGCAGCGTGAGATTTTAATTGGTTTGCTTCTGGGAGGCACACAGATTGAATCTCATGCACAGAGAGGGGTCCATATTGTCCATTTTAAGTTCCAGGAAGATTCTGATACCCATTCGGTCTTAAGGGTGCACATTCATGAGCGTTTCTTTGAATGGCTGACTTCAGCAAGCAGATCATTTGAGGATGAGAGCAAGATACCTTATGAGTTTTCAACCATACCTCATTTACATTTTGGTTTCTTTGCTGATCAGTTCTTTCTAAAAGGTCAGCCTGTTCTCCCAAAGCTTATCCACAGGTGGTTATCTCCACGTGTTCTAGCATATTGGTTCATGTTTGGAGGCTTCAAACTCTCATCAGGTGATATCGTTCTCAAGGTCAGTGGTGGGAACAGTGAGGGTGTTGAAAGAATTGTAAACTCCTTGCATGCACAGTCGTTACCTAGTAAAGTGAAGAGGAAAGGGCAATTCTTCTGGATAGGTTTTCAGGGGAGCAATGCCGATTCTTTCTGGAAAGTTATAGAACCTTATGTATTGGACGGTTTCTTGGGTTTGACAACACAGGAAAGCGGCACCGCAGGTTCTGGTGATGACCAAGAAACTGATACTGATTCTGATGATGATGCTCATAAGGATGGAAGTGAAGAGTGA
- the LOC123145194 gene encoding 3-dehydrosphinganine reductase TSC10A (The sequence of the model RefSeq protein was modified relative to this genomic sequence to represent the inferred CDS: added 36 bases not found in genome assembly) produces MAAALLLLLLLLVPPVGLLAALAFLTRPRAARIPLKGRHVFITGGSSGIGLALATAAAREGARVSILARNAARLDDARAAIRLATGQDVGVHQADVRDAAAVARALYEAGPVDVLVCNHGVFVPQELEKQDMEEVKWMVDINLMGTFHLIKAALPAMKARTRETSLPASIAIMSSQAGQVGVYGYTAYSASKFALTGLAESLQHEVVSDDIHVSLIFPPDTETPGLVEEKKKRPELTTIIADSSGGMKADDVAMKALNGIKSGRFIVPCNFEGAMLAIATSGLTPQSSPLIAFVEVIGAGLMRFVALCFQWNWFSTIENWYAKNKKHG; encoded by the exons GTGCCGCCCGTCGGCCTCCTCGCCGCGCTCGCCTTCCTGACCCGTCCCCGGGCCGCGCGAATCCCGCTCAAGGGCCGCCACGTCTTCATCACCGGCGGGTCCAGCGGCATCGGGCTCGCCCTCGCCACGGCCGCCGCGCGGGAGGGCGCGCGGGTCTCCATCCTCGCGCGCAACGCCGCCCGCCTCGACGACGCGCGCGCCGCCATCAGGCTTGCCACGGGACAGGACGTCGGGGTCCACCAGGCCGACGTGCGGGATGCCGCCGCCGTGGCACGCGCACTTTACGAGGCCGGGCCTGTCGACGTGCTCGTCTGCAACCACGGCGTGTTCGTGCCGCAGGAGCTGGAGAAGCAGGACATGGAGGAGGTCAAGTGGATGGTGGACATCAACCTCATGGGGACCTTCCACCTCATCAAGGCCGCGCTCCCTGCCATGAAGGCACGCACCCGCGAGACCAGTCTCCCGGCGTCCATTGCCATCATGTCATCGCAGGCTGGTCAG GTTGGTGTTTATGGGTATACTGCTTACTCCGCGAGCAAGTTCGCACTAACTGGACTTGCAGAGTCGCTGCAGCATGAGGTTGTTTCGGACGACATTCATGTGTCGCTGATCTTCCCTCCTGACACAGAGACACCGGGTCTTGTCGAGG AGAAGAAAAAGAGGCCAGAGCTTACCACTATCATAGCAGATTCATCTGGTGGAATGAAGGCTGATGATGTTGCTATGAAGGCTCTAAACGGCATCAAATCTGGGAGGTTTATTGTCCCCTGCAATTTCGAGGGAGCAATGTTAGCTATAGCCACTTCTGGTCTAACCCCCCAGAGTTCCCCGTTAATTGCATTCGTGGAGGTGATCGGTGCTGGACTGATGCGATTTGTAGCACTATGTTTCCAGTGGAATTGGTTCTCTACTATTGAGAACTGGTATGCCAAGAACAAGAAACATGGGTGA
- the LOC123145196 gene encoding trihelix transcription factor GT-3b: MVNERCVRQAGERTSEHNHNHITSSSTVRGGSMQRQRFGSDEGPGRNPAEERRLKRPATESEETGDDDELPPGTRRKMKDTQQKTRPSGSTAAGAGAGTASSASSVRAVLQDFLEQQQRLDAQRQEAAARHAQERLALEQQWRQEMQRLERERLMLEQAWREREEQRRMREEARAERRDALLTNLLNKLLRDDF; this comes from the coding sequence ATGGTGAACGAACGCTGCGTGCGGCAGGCCGGCGAGCGCACGAGCGAGCACAATCACAATCACATCACGTCGTCTTCCACGGTGCGCGGCGGGAGCATGCAACGGCAGCGCTTCGGGTCTGACGAAGGGCCGGGAAGAAACCCCGCCGAGGAGAGGAGGCTCAAGAGACCCGCGACCGAGTCCGAGGAGACCGGCGACGACGACGAACTGCCCCCGGGAACCAGGAGGAAGATGAAGGACACGCAGCAGAAGACGAGGCCGAGCGGCAGCACCGCCGCCGGCGCAGGCGCAGGCACGGCGTcgtcggcgtcctccgtccgcgcCGTGCTGCAGGACTtcctggagcagcagcagcgcctGGACGCGcagcggcaggaggcggcggcgcggcacgcGCAGGAGCGGCTGGCCTTGGAGCAGCAGTGGCGGCAGGAGATGCAGAGGCTGGAGCGGGAGCGGCTGATGCTGGAGCAGGCGTGGCGGGAGCGCGAGGAGCAGAGGAGGATGAGGGAGGAGGCCAGGGCCGAGAGGAGGGACGCGCTCCTCACCAACCTGCTCAACAAACTCTTGCGCGATGACTTTTAG
- the LOC123141678 gene encoding MEIOTIC F-BOX protein MOF translates to MAASGKRLAGSADRLSDLPDGLLHTVMSFLTARQAVQTCVLSRRWEDLWCSMPCLNIDEREFSTSAILSDSDSDSDSDDGDEGGPNCTRLEYFVINLLMFHSAATLDVFRFHSVSERKIKFADQWLRRGIKRFPKVVDIDSKNCCCKLPRFGSSSSRLNRLHLSRISLDKTFTQQLRSGCPVLEDLELKWCVLEDAETASCTLKNLTIEHCTIYHPGALTIKVPSLTCLQLVAFSRNWDAAVANEMPFLIKATICTIRLIILPWKLLFSLINVKDLKLTGFRAPANLHDGSDTFPVFHNIRTLLFDTCDLSDKFDMLGCFLNNAPGLEKLTLESCMLPEASKGSKTGGNLKKASLEYDDALTFQCPSLKLTEIKYIYDDDVQKLFDLLLGAWSNLQNTNIVINKKT, encoded by the exons aTGGCGGCCTCCGGCAAACGCCTCGCCGGCAGCGCTGACAGGCTAAGTGACCTCCCAGATGGCCTCCTCCACACTGTCATGTCGTTCCTCACAGCCCGGCAGGCCGTGCAGACATGCGTGCTGTCGCGGAGGTGGGAGGACCTCTGGTGCTCCATGCCCTGCCTCAACATCGACGAGCGGGAGTTTAGCACCTCAGCAATCTtgtccgactccgactccgactccgactccgacgatGGGGATGAGGGTGGCCCTAACTGTACTAGGTTAGAGTATTTCGTCATCAATCTGCTGATGTTTCACAGTGCGGCAACATTGGATGTGTTCAGGTTTCATTCTGTTTCTGAACGAAAGATTAAATTTGCCGACCAATGGCTACGCCGTGGCATCAAGCGCTTCCCCAAAGTGGTGGATATCGATTCGAAGAATTGCTGTTGTAAATTACCACGTTTCGGTTCCAGTTCTTCACGCCTCAACAGGCTGCATCTTTCTCGCATTTCTTTGGACAAAACCTTCACCCAGCAGCTACGTTCTGGCTGTCCGGTCTTGGAAGATTTGGAGCTCAAGTGGTGTGTGCTTGAAGATGCAGAAACTGCATCTTGCACACTGAAGAACTTGACAATTGAGCATTGTACGATTTACCATCCCGGTGCGCTGACTATCAAAGTTCCTTCTCTTACTTGCTTGCAGCTTGTCGCTTTTAGTCGCAACTGGGATGCTGCTGTAGCAAACGAGATGCCGTTCCTCATCAAAGCCACCATTTGCACAATCCGTTTGATAATACTGCCATGGAAGCTTCTTTTCAGCCTAATTAACGTGAAAGATTTAAAACTGACTGGCTTTCGAGCACCG GCGAATCTTCATGATGGATCGGATACTTTCCCTGTGTTCCATAATATTAGAACCTTGCTGTTTGACACATGCGATCTAAGTGACAAGTTTGATATGCTGGGATGCTTTCTGAACAATGCCCCTGGTTTAGAGAAGCTTACACTTGAAAGTTGCATG CTTCCAGAAGCTTCTAAGGGAAGCAAGACAGGAGGAAATCTAAAAAAGGCATCTCTAGAATACGATGACGCACTTACTTTCCAATGCCCAAGCCTGAAGTTGACTGAAATCAAATACATATATGACGACGATGTTCAGAAACTGTTTGACCTTTTGCTTGGCGCTTGGAGTAACCTACAGAATACTAACATTGTGATTAATAAGAAGACTTAG